The following coding sequences are from one Caldilineales bacterium window:
- a CDS encoding DUF1638 domain-containing protein, translating to MPPSLPIVILACQVMQSMFEKLLPAGLAQQVTYMDYGLHRVPGKMTWTLQDAIDAIERPSLIVLGYGLCGNGLHGIHAGPHTLLIPRADDCIAILLGSRERYYHEFEAVPGTYYLSKGWLESGSHPLKEYHEYIEKYGPDDAEWLMDTQYQHYERLALVAHSPEDLEAYRSQAQAVAEFCQRWGMRYEEILGSDRFVRSLVETAADLTKISSDFVLIPPGGEIRQEMFLRK from the coding sequence ATGCCCCCCTCTCTCCCCATCGTCATCCTTGCCTGCCAGGTGATGCAGAGCATGTTCGAGAAACTGCTGCCGGCCGGTCTGGCGCAGCAGGTCACGTACATGGACTACGGCCTGCATCGCGTCCCCGGCAAGATGACCTGGACGTTGCAAGACGCCATCGATGCCATCGAGCGGCCCAGCCTGATCGTGCTGGGCTACGGGCTGTGCGGCAACGGGCTGCACGGCATCCACGCTGGCCCGCACACCCTGCTCATCCCCCGCGCCGATGACTGCATCGCCATCTTGCTCGGTTCGCGCGAGCGCTATTACCACGAATTCGAGGCTGTCCCCGGCACGTACTACCTGAGCAAAGGCTGGCTGGAATCGGGCAGCCATCCGCTGAAGGAATACCACGAGTACATCGAAAAGTACGGGCCGGACGATGCCGAGTGGCTGATGGACACGCAGTATCAACACTATGAGCGCCTGGCGTTGGTGGCGCACAGCCCCGAAGACCTGGAAGCCTATCGCTCGCAGGCCCAGGCCGTAGCCGAGTTCTGCCAGCGCTGGGGCATGCGCTACGAGGAAATCCTCGGCTCCGACCGTTTCGTGCGCAGCCTGGTGGAGACCGCAGCCGACCTGACGAAGATTAGCAGCGATTTCGTTCTCATCCCGCCCGGTGGTGAAATCCGCCAGGAGATGTTTCTCAGGAAGTAG